A genome region from Schlesneria paludicola DSM 18645 includes the following:
- a CDS encoding formylglycine-generating enzyme family protein, protein MLVTALALPLMAVAQDDPSNAKTEAAMKPYIQKIRNTEIEFTMVPIPGGEFLMGSPDSEAGRNADEGPQHKVKLEPFWMGKTEVTWDEFELWSIRLEKALRSFGGAETGPLEQAADAITKPTNPYTDMSFDMGKDGGYPAICMTQHAAKTYCEWLSAKTGHYYRLPTEAEWEYACRAGTTTAYSFGDDAAQLGEYAWIEGNSAEKGSPKYHKVGKKKPNPWGLYDMHGNVAEWTQDRYEADFYSKFNPNQAVKFPLCLADDEYPRVARGGAWDRGPEAARSAARMASDAEWKQQDPQNPKSAWYMTDALWVGFRVVRPLNEPTAEERKNLRLDAVVPKGVKPRVTIE, encoded by the coding sequence TTGCTGGTCACCGCTCTTGCTCTGCCGCTCATGGCTGTCGCTCAGGATGATCCGAGCAATGCCAAGACTGAAGCGGCGATGAAGCCGTACATTCAAAAGATCCGCAACACGGAAATCGAGTTTACGATGGTACCGATTCCGGGGGGCGAATTCCTTATGGGAAGTCCCGATTCGGAAGCCGGACGCAACGCCGACGAAGGTCCGCAGCACAAGGTCAAGCTCGAGCCTTTCTGGATGGGAAAAACGGAAGTCACCTGGGACGAGTTTGAGCTCTGGTCGATCCGTCTGGAAAAAGCACTGCGTTCGTTCGGTGGGGCTGAAACGGGTCCACTGGAACAGGCGGCCGATGCGATTACGAAGCCGACCAATCCCTATACGGATATGTCCTTCGATATGGGTAAGGACGGCGGATATCCCGCGATCTGTATGACGCAGCATGCGGCGAAAACCTACTGCGAATGGTTGTCGGCCAAAACAGGGCATTACTATCGGTTGCCAACCGAAGCCGAGTGGGAGTATGCCTGCCGCGCGGGGACGACGACGGCCTATTCCTTCGGCGACGATGCGGCCCAGCTTGGCGAGTATGCCTGGATCGAAGGAAACAGTGCTGAAAAGGGAAGCCCTAAGTACCACAAGGTTGGCAAGAAGAAGCCGAATCCATGGGGCCTTTACGACATGCACGGCAACGTCGCAGAATGGACGCAGGATCGATACGAAGCCGATTTCTACAGCAAGTTCAATCCAAATCAGGCGGTCAAATTCCCACTCTGTCTGGCCGACGACGAGTATCCTCGCGTGGCACGCGGTGGTGCCTGGGATCGTGGTCCCGAAGCCGCCCGCAGCGCCGCTCGCATGGCGTCGGATGCGGAATGGAAGCAGCAAGATCCTCAGAATCCCAAGAGCGCGTGGTACATGACCGATGCCCTGTGGGTTGGTTTCCGCGTCGTTCGTCCGCTCAATGAACCCACCGCAGAGGAACGGAAGAATCTGCGATTGGACGCCGTCGTTCCGAAAGGCGTTAAACCTCGCGTGACCATCGAGTGA
- a CDS encoding FAD:protein FMN transferase, which yields MCKRFVTVFIALLWVASSTSAQSLERFSFAEPHLGTIVEITLYAPEETVANEAAKAAYARLGELDRIFSDYKSDSEVMRLCVDAGSRGPVKVSPELFQQLELSLRIAEQSDGAFDVTVGPLIKLWRRARKEKTLPTPEEIASAKASVGWQDVALDATNQTVELKRSGMQLDFGGVAKGYIAQQMSRRLREHSLNCTLVAVAGDIVAGDAPPKAAGWKVGVAPLAAKQSSPSRLLLLKNCAISTSGDAFQFVEIGGIRYSHIVDPQTGLGLTKRSSVTIVARDGAVADALATAVCVQGPEKGLSLAESSPQIEALIVEATEQGTRVIETSGFKQLEWKKE from the coding sequence ATGTGCAAAAGGTTTGTAACGGTCTTCATCGCCTTGTTGTGGGTGGCCTCTTCGACATCCGCTCAGTCGCTTGAACGATTCTCATTTGCCGAACCACATCTCGGTACGATTGTGGAAATCACACTATACGCGCCCGAAGAAACGGTCGCAAATGAGGCTGCGAAAGCCGCCTATGCCCGCCTTGGGGAACTCGACAGAATCTTCAGTGATTACAAATCGGACAGCGAAGTCATGCGTCTGTGCGTCGACGCGGGCTCGCGCGGCCCCGTGAAAGTCAGCCCCGAGCTGTTTCAACAACTCGAACTGTCACTGAGGATTGCGGAACAGTCGGACGGTGCATTTGATGTGACGGTTGGCCCCCTGATCAAGCTCTGGCGGCGTGCGCGAAAAGAAAAAACATTGCCGACACCCGAAGAGATTGCGAGCGCAAAAGCGTCTGTCGGCTGGCAGGATGTGGCACTCGACGCGACAAATCAGACCGTCGAATTGAAACGCTCGGGAATGCAGCTGGATTTTGGCGGGGTCGCGAAAGGATACATCGCCCAGCAAATGAGCCGCCGTCTGCGTGAACACAGTCTCAATTGTACACTGGTCGCTGTCGCCGGCGACATTGTCGCGGGTGACGCGCCCCCGAAAGCCGCGGGCTGGAAAGTCGGCGTCGCGCCACTCGCCGCGAAACAAAGTTCCCCCAGCCGATTGCTGCTCTTGAAGAATTGCGCGATCTCAACCTCGGGCGACGCGTTCCAGTTTGTGGAAATCGGCGGCATCCGGTATTCGCATATCGTCGACCCGCAAACTGGGTTGGGACTGACGAAGCGCAGCAGCGTCACAATCGTGGCCAGAGACGGAGCGGTGGCGGACGCGCTGGCAACTGCCGTCTGTGTGCAGGGCCCCGAAAAAGGCTTGTCACTTGCCGAATCCAGCCCACAGATCGAGGCCCTGATTGTGGAGGCCACAGAGCAGGGAACGCGCGTCATCGAAACGTCTGGATTCAAACAACTGGAATGGAAGAAGGAATAG
- a CDS encoding DUF1570 domain-containing protein has protein sequence MNSRRLPLVVALILCGCVLAPIEAGELAPLLDLTVGDHQLTGRVFAHNDQTCWFQRRDGRLKQLELAHVSQFKERKERFRPQSTIEFKQELQTEFGKNFEVRTAGHYVVVARPGSAEAYAGLFDRIYREFVRLFRARGLTIVDSEFPLVAVVFPDQLSFLKYCAAERTPIQPGTVGFYLPSSNRVALFERAGAADVDHTVIHEAIHQVAFNTGIHSRIAGQPKWVVEGLATMCEADGIRSRLGTTSPADRMNRERFLWFRDYANTRRAGDSLTQFVSEDQLFTSSPLDAYSEAWALSFFLLETRPADYSQYLSRLSERDPFAPYEAASRLADFTKAFGPNLAELEMMYLRFIKRIAQH, from the coding sequence ATGAATTCCCGCCGGTTGCCACTAGTCGTTGCCCTGATTCTTTGCGGATGCGTTCTCGCCCCCATTGAAGCGGGCGAGCTCGCGCCGCTGCTCGACCTGACCGTGGGAGACCATCAACTGACGGGGCGCGTCTTCGCGCACAACGACCAGACCTGTTGGTTTCAACGTCGGGATGGACGACTGAAACAGCTCGAATTGGCACATGTCAGTCAGTTCAAGGAACGAAAGGAACGCTTCCGTCCTCAGTCCACCATTGAATTCAAACAGGAGCTGCAAACAGAATTCGGGAAGAACTTCGAAGTCCGTACTGCCGGTCACTATGTCGTCGTGGCGCGTCCAGGGTCGGCCGAGGCCTATGCCGGCCTTTTCGATCGTATCTATCGCGAATTCGTCAGACTGTTCCGCGCACGCGGATTGACGATTGTTGATTCGGAATTTCCGCTGGTGGCCGTCGTCTTTCCTGACCAACTCAGTTTCTTGAAGTACTGCGCCGCCGAACGGACTCCCATCCAACCCGGAACGGTGGGATTCTATCTTCCGTCGTCCAATCGTGTCGCGCTCTTCGAACGAGCGGGTGCCGCCGATGTCGACCATACCGTGATTCATGAAGCGATCCATCAGGTCGCGTTTAACACGGGAATCCATTCGCGGATCGCGGGCCAGCCCAAGTGGGTCGTCGAAGGCCTGGCGACGATGTGCGAAGCCGATGGGATCCGGTCCCGGCTGGGAACAACGTCACCCGCAGATCGTATGAACCGCGAACGATTCTTATGGTTCCGCGATTACGCCAATACACGAAGAGCAGGGGATTCGCTGACGCAATTTGTCTCTGAAGATCAGTTGTTCACATCGTCACCGCTCGATGCCTACAGCGAAGCCTGGGCGCTTAGCTTCTTTCTGCTCGAAACGCGTCCTGCCGACTATTCGCAGTACCTGAGTCGGCTCAGTGAACGAGATCCGTTTGCGCCGTACGAGGCGGCCTCGCGATTGGCCGATTTCACGAAAGCATTCGGTCCGAACCTCGCCGAGTTGGAAATGATGTATCTGCGGTTCATCAAACGAATCGCTCAGCACTGA
- a CDS encoding MFS transporter — MSVAASQNGHPTLFHDRSFWGLNLTQFLGAFNDNLFKQLVMLLCLDQVRHGGQDLQGYALILFAAPFIAISGYAGFLSDRYSKRTIIVLCKLAEVIIVLLGMVGFMSGNLLVLLGVLCLMGVHSAFFGPSKYGILPEMLRPEDLPRANGMILMATFLAIIFGLSVAGVAMELFSSKLWVASLPCLLIAVTGLVTSLAIRPTPIAQPGLKFQISSIAVAPETRQLLWNNPTLLGVLIMSSVFWFVGGTIYPPAINALCKEQFGFKDTLAGLLAASTGVGIAIGCVAAGVLSKDRVRAWIVRLGAWGLTLSLLALALPGPGWKAVYEEIRIKRQLAMNPPAAVASDQIDGEDESKPDSDIPMPVVPVKVDAKPANSFRDIPGQNTFYRGTLLGPIGSAFALIAVGVFAGFYSVPLQVYLQSQAPTEQKGRIIGATNLMNWFGIFGAGIVYTIGRLIFIDWLMLPQAVMFGFAAALMLPVAIFYRPPETTVEKTPTAV, encoded by the coding sequence ATGAGTGTCGCCGCGAGTCAGAATGGTCACCCGACATTGTTTCACGATCGCAGCTTCTGGGGGTTGAACCTCACGCAATTTCTGGGGGCCTTTAATGACAATCTGTTCAAGCAACTCGTGATGTTGCTCTGCCTCGATCAAGTCAGGCATGGCGGACAGGATCTTCAGGGATACGCGTTGATCCTCTTCGCGGCGCCCTTCATTGCGATCTCGGGCTACGCCGGTTTTCTGTCCGACCGATATAGCAAGCGAACGATTATTGTCCTGTGCAAACTGGCCGAAGTGATCATCGTGCTGCTGGGCATGGTGGGTTTCATGAGCGGCAATTTGCTGGTCTTGTTGGGTGTGCTCTGCCTGATGGGCGTTCATAGCGCCTTTTTCGGTCCGTCCAAATACGGAATTCTTCCTGAAATGCTACGGCCCGAAGATTTGCCGCGTGCGAACGGAATGATCCTGATGGCGACATTTCTGGCGATCATCTTTGGGCTTTCTGTTGCCGGTGTCGCGATGGAACTGTTTTCGTCAAAATTGTGGGTGGCCAGCCTGCCCTGTTTGTTGATTGCAGTGACGGGGCTGGTCACATCATTGGCCATTCGGCCGACACCGATTGCACAGCCCGGCTTGAAATTCCAAATCTCCTCGATTGCGGTGGCCCCTGAAACGCGGCAACTGCTCTGGAACAATCCCACGCTGTTGGGGGTGTTGATCATGTCGTCTGTCTTCTGGTTCGTCGGTGGTACGATTTATCCTCCGGCGATCAATGCGCTGTGCAAAGAACAATTTGGTTTCAAAGATACGCTTGCGGGGCTTCTGGCAGCGAGCACCGGCGTCGGGATCGCGATCGGGTGCGTTGCCGCGGGGGTTCTCTCGAAGGATCGTGTGCGGGCCTGGATCGTTCGACTGGGCGCCTGGGGATTGACGCTCAGTCTGTTGGCGCTCGCTTTGCCAGGGCCCGGATGGAAAGCCGTATACGAAGAAATTCGCATCAAGCGGCAACTCGCCATGAATCCTCCAGCAGCTGTTGCGTCCGATCAAATTGATGGCGAAGACGAATCGAAACCCGATTCAGACATTCCTATGCCAGTGGTCCCCGTGAAGGTGGACGCGAAGCCCGCCAATTCCTTTCGTGATATTCCTGGGCAGAACACATTCTACCGGGGAACGCTACTGGGGCCGATTGGGAGTGCGTTTGCATTGATCGCGGTCGGCGTTTTCGCTGGCTTTTACAGCGTACCGCTTCAGGTGTATCTGCAATCGCAGGCCCCGACCGAGCAAAAGGGGCGGATTATTGGCGCCACGAATTTGATGAACTGGTTCGGAATTTTCGGTGCCGGCATCGTCTATACGATCGGCCGTCTGATCTTTATCGACTGGTTGATGTTACCGCAGGCAGTGATGTTCGGATTCGCCGCCGCGTTGATGTTGCCGGTGGCCATTTTCTACCGCCCGCCAGAAACGACTGTTGAGAAAACGCCGACGGCAGTGTGA